Below is a genomic region from Triticum dicoccoides isolate Atlit2015 ecotype Zavitan chromosome 5A, WEW_v2.0, whole genome shotgun sequence.
TTGGTCTTAAGGAATCTAACAATATATTTACTATGCGATTTATCAACTCGTGTACTTCTTTTCCTCTTTTCTCTATCGAATACATACTTGTTAGATGATGTGATGATTTTTTAAAAATGGTTAGTAATTAAACATAGCGCAAAGCTAATAAAATCATATATTTGTCGTACAAAATCAATAAGTCATGGCAAAATAGCACAGACGAACCCGTCTAAGAGAGATGTCCATCGGATCCAAGCAGCATCACTGAAGATCAATGCCGACCGGATTCAAGAATAATTTTGGAGACACCTCCACACACCCTCCGTCGGCACTAAACGCACTGCTTGAGTGAAAGGTCCGTCGGAGGGAGGACGAACCGGCGGCGGTGCCAACAAGGGGGCTAGAAATGGCTTATGAAGGGAGAGGGGGACGTTTCATACTATGGCCATAGAAACATTAATGGTTTGGCGTTGTACAATATGCATTTCTAAGGTCAAACCCATCACTCTACTCATCAGCTGATAATTTAGCATGTCTGGCAGCATGTGTTAATAGTAATAAGGACCAATCCACCCAATCATTGTGAGCACCAAAACGCATCCAAAAACCCCTTTGGCTTGTGATGTGACCTCCATTATTTTCCCTCCCTCCTTCCCAGACGACTCACTCTCTTTCCATGCCTTTAAAAGCCCGGTCTCTTCCGATGGCACAAGCTCGTACTACTGCTTGCACACCCACTACAGTCTCGGTGTATCGTCTCACTTGTCTTTACGCGCCAAGCCCGGGAGTTTCCCCTTCTTTTGCTTTCCTTCTCTTTTTTCCCTCTTTATTTACTTTCAGAAATTTCTACTCTTTTCCATAAATCCTTTTTAGGGAACCTTCCTTTATGTATGCATACATGAAAGAGGGAATATGTCTACACCAAAAGAAAAGTTAATAATAAAGAAATTATACTCGCACCGCTCCTTCGTCCTTTCTCCTTTTGTCAACAGTgccctttgtgtgtgtgtgtgtgtgtgtgtgtgtggaggcagGGAGGGAGGCAGGCTGGTCCACCATGGAATTAGAATGAGTAAAAGTCAAATCCATATTGCACCATGCCAACAAGGCTGCCGAGTCATCCTATCACCTCTTTCTTTTCATGCTTTGCTACTCGTACTTTTCCCTCTCTCACATGCATCTACAAGGTTGATCACATGGATTCTAATCATGTCTATTGCTGCTAGAACTCTAATTGATTCGGCCTAGCCTCTTGTGTATTTCTCTTTATTTTCCCGTTTTATTGATGTTATTTACTGATGCTTAAAAATACAGGTGAATAAAATGTAGAGTACGGGCTGAAATGTGTGGTCAAATCAACGGTTCACAATcaaccctagccgtcgccgccACCCCCACTCTTTTACCCACCCCGCTGCTGTCAAAGGACGCCGGTGGACAAAGCTGCCTTCTCGCGCAGGGGAGCGCTTGCTGACCATACGACATGGTGGCCCCGGACGGTGTGGCATACACGATGGAACTTGGACGTCGAGACAGCGACCATGGGCACTCTAGGAGGTGTTGAGCTGCGGTGCTATGTGGCCAGCGGTGCGGGGCATAGACAACTTTCGACAATCAGATGTAGCAGTAAACCGTTTGCGACAACTCGACAGCCTAGTCGATTGTGGCAGCACCAATGTGGTAGCACAGAAAGTGGTGCGTCAATAAGCCGGGGTGGTGCACCTACCGCCTGAGGTGGCCATGGAGTTGACACCATGCCTCGGCGTCGTTGTCGTCGGCAACCTCCGGCACATTTGCCCTGGAGCACGTGCATGTGAGTTGAAGTTGCCAACGACGTTTGGCTCTCCACACTTTGTGATCGTTCTGTGTTCCGAAGAATGGATTTGGGCGCATGGTGATATCCATGCCAAAGATATGCAGGTGAAGGATTGCCTCCCGACATGTATGTCATGGAGTGATTTATTTCAGTTTCCATGACCATGGTGTGTTTGCCCCTCCATGCCAAAGATTACTTTGGCTTGGTGGTACTCAGGGGGGTGTCGAACTCAAGGGTGAAAAACCATGGTCCGACATTTGATGGTCGCATCTTGCTAGGACGGTGTTTACGCACGGCGTCTTTGTTGAAGACATTGTTTTGGGGTGAAAGATATGGCAATATCGTCGTTTTGGAGTTTGCTAATACATGCTCTATGGGGTGAAGATATGGCAATGTCGTGTCTTCCCTTGATACGTTGATTTTGAAGAACCTTGTTTGTAGGGTTGTGCAGCCCTATTTTCTCGTCTGTGGTCAAATAACTAATTTTCTTTCAATATGAGCACCCTCTAAAATATTTCAAAAAAAGCACCCTCTAAAATATTTCAAAAAAAGCACCCTCTAAAAATATTCTTCGTAGTTTTCTATTTTGCCCTACTACATCGGAACATTTCCTCCCGTAGTGCTCGACCCCCATCTCATTATTAGTCATGGCACATGAACAGACATTCCATCAGTTTTAATGCCAAGGCAGTAGCATGCAGCACACAATCAAGGCACCATCATCAGAGAGAACAAGTGATCAAGGTTTATCCACATTTATTTAGATAAAATGAGAAGCCAGCAAGGGGGGCATTAATCAATGCAGATGTAGATAGAGCTCATGGGAAGTGGGGAATTGCATTCATGGCGCCGTCGTAGGGAGGGAGCAAGCCGGAGATGGAGCAAACTTGCCCTGCCGCCTACCTTGTCCCTCCCCTCCTCCATGAGAGTGCTACTCCAAGAGCCATCAATGGCTAATCTCCCTGCCTCCTCCCCCCTACAGGACCCGTCTTTTCCAGCCGCATTGCAAAATTACACGTTTTTTACTTCTCCCCCCAGGCCGGCTTCTCATTACGGCCTTCCCTGATCGCCGGCTGTTGTTCTACGGCGAGCTATAGGTAGTAGCTAGTCCGGCGCCGCGGGGCGGGGTTGGCATCTAACGCCAGGCGTCGCGGCTCTCCTCGTCGGGTGGAAGCATCATCGCCGTGGCGGTGGCGCGCTTGGGCGGCCAGCCGGCGGGCTCCGGGGAGGACGACACGGAGACTGACCCCGGCCAGGCGGTGGCGGCGCCGGAGCGTGAGTCCGCGCTGCTGGACGAGCTCTCGCAGCTGAAGTATGCCGCCGCGCCGATCACGCCGCTCGGGCTCAGCGGCGGCGAGTGCAGCCCCGCTGCCGCGCGCTTGCGCTTATTGTCGCCGCCGAAGCCCATGaatcccgccgccgcctccccggagAGGATCTTGACGCACTCCGCCACCTCGTCCTGCATTGGCAAGCCCATCAGTTGAGCACAAACAGTGGCATTGGCACGAGTGTGCACGAAGACAGCTGGTAGTAATAATGTGGCAACCGCTAACGACAAGTTTGTGGTGCTGACCTCGGGGGCGTTGATGAGCGCCAAGAGCTCGGCGTCGCCGTCGCCACTGCCGTAGCCGGCCGTCGCGAGCAATGCCGCCGCAGCCCACGCCGACGGGCGGTACCGTGGCCAGCTCCAGTCTGCCACGCGCGCAAAGTGAGAACACGCTTGACGTAAAGATGGAGTCTTTTATTCTTGAGACAGCAATGCATGGACGGGGAAGAGCCATGAACCCACCTGGCATTACCGCGAGCAGGACGCTCTCGCACTGGCGCAGGCGCGCGGCGGCGAGCACGGGGTGGAGGAAGGAGAATGGCGTGACGGGGTGCATCCGCCAGGCGAGCGCGGAGAGCACGAGGAGCTCCATCCGGCGCACCGTCTTGGCGTCGAACACGTCGGCGTCGCCGGCGCTCTCGGCGGCGCAGAGCTGGAGGTCGAGGAGCACGGGCACCCGCGTCTCCTCCACCTTAGCGGCGAGCGCCAcgcaggcgacggcggcgagccGCGCCATCCACGGCTGGTCCCCGAGCCGCAGCGCGCCGCCGCTGAGGAAGCAGCGGTCGAGGTACGCGGCGGCGAGCGCGGCCGTGAGGGCGGAGAAGCCGAGCCTGGCCGCCGCGCGCGTCGCCCACCCCACGGCCGCCTGCCTCCTCGCGTCGCCGCCGTACCCGTCGCCGCCCTCCCGCAGCAGCACCTCCTCCTTGCCCCTGAACACCTCGAACAGCGCCGGCAGCTCGTCGTCAAGAGCCACCAGCGGCTGCTGATCCGGCCACTGCTCCTCGGCCGGCTCCTGGAACAGGTCGTGGTGCTCCTCCGGGCAGTAGAGCGAGTCAACAAAGAGCGCGGCAAAGGCCATGGCCACAACGTGCTCCCGTGGGTACAGATACAGTGACGTAACGGGGGACAAGTCCAGTGGTGCTCGGTCCTGCTCAGGGCGCGGCGGGAGCGGAAGAGGAGAGCGGCTCCCCTCCCATGGCGAGGCGAGGCGGGGCGAGGTAGCCGGTTGGCTTTAACTGCGGCTACGGCTGGTTGGCTGGCTGCTTTAGCTGGCCTCGAGCAGTGGGAGGCGTGGTGGGGGGCAGTGATGAGCGCAGCACGCAGCACAAATGGGATAGGAGGGAAAGGGCGGGGAGGTTTTATTGGGGTTCGGGAGGaagacgaagagagagagagagggggagaggggagcgCCACCCGCCACGCGACGCAACGCAACGGCAGGGGCAGCAGCTTCTTTATTGCGGGGGTGGTgtgcgtgctgctgctgctgcggcctGCGGGCAGAGGGAGACAGGGATTGGGGGAGGGGAGGCGAGAGTTGGTTTGCTTTTGGTTTTCGCGGCTTCCCTCGCCCGGGCGTTCAACTTTCGGGGGTTCCCCAGGAAGGAAGGACACGGGAGCCGCTGCTGGCGAGCAGTGCTGTCTTTTCTCGCCCTGCCTCTGCTCGCTTGTGATGGATGGACCTTGCCTCCTCGCTCCGACCCTTGCCGCCGACCCAGCTTTCCCTCCTGCCAAAATCATATTTCCACAAATGCAGTGGCATATTCTCCGTGAAAGGACGTTTTTTCCAAGATTTTTTTATCAAATACGTAGGTTTTCAAATTGCCTTCGGCATGACATGCTCTCCAAAGATATATACCCGCAAAAAAAGATATATACCCTCATTTCCCGTAAAAAAAAATCCTCATTCACTGTATTTGAGCCGTACACTCACTTTGATCTTTGTTCTTTTGGCAAAATAGCCCTTCCCGTCTACCCTCCATCGCTCTTCGTTTTTCTCACCGGAGAGCACCAGCGCACCTCCAAGGAGTCCTTCACAAATTTCTCGTTTTTTACGCCCTCCTCCCAATCCTATCCGTGACCATATCTCGTCGTAGAACACCATCACACACACGGTTGCGTAGCGACAACATAACTAGAGGTATGGGCGGGGACGTGCCTATTCGAACTTGTGAAATCTTGTTCGGCGCCTCCAAGCTAGTTTAAGTTACCACCTTTAGCTCGTTTGGAACTTCTAAGCCAAAATGGTAGGAGCCTCAGGTTTTGCTAATTCGTGTGCAATCACACATTTCTGGGTCCAACCTATGTAGGCCCTCTCGCATACCGCACCATTCAAAGCCAATCGTTCAAGCATTGTGATGAGTTTAAAAGAGGATTCTAACCAAATTATTGAGTCTACCCTCTGAAATCTTCTTTACTTTGAGATCTGTTACCGTGTTTCAAATACTCTAACGTTTCCAACCTTATGGATTCATTATGAGAGTTTGAGTGTGAAGGGGACTATTTTTTGAAGCGCAAACAAAAGATTCATCACCAAGCGACCAACTTGTTATTACTTTTTGAGGGTGTGTCCTAGGTGTGCTTGGGATCCTGCAAGGTTTGAAGGACCAAAAAGTTTGTAAAGGCAAGAAGATATTGATGAGTGTATTTAAAACTCATCTTTTCGTAAGTTTAAACTTGATATTCTTACATATTTTCTTAGTACTCCAAGTTGTGCACTAAACACTCACAATTGCAAAGTCGTGTAGACCTTCTTATTTTGTTAAGttgttgcatatatgaacataaggGGGAGGCTTATTGAAGATCTACATCACGAGAGGGtcattgcgatataaagatggccgCTAGGAAGCCTAGTCGAGCATTGGTACAAGCGTGCTTGTATCAAGCAGGGTTGCGCCTGCCAAGGCGCTTTCGTGAGACCCTCCCCCTCGCTATCCGTGCATTTGCGCCCCTAAAACCCTAATCAGGAGGGACTGCAACTGTTTAGATAGGTTAGAGGACTCCAAATCATCTCTCTTCCCCTATTTACCTATCTATCTATATGTTTCTCTCTCTCCATGCCGATTGACACAACCCTCAACTTTTTGCTGCACCAAACCTTCACCAGTCGTCATCTTCATAGTCTCCACCACCACCATAATAACTCGACGATAGTTTTAATCTTATACTTTGAGATTTCCTTGCGATTAGCGAGATTGTTAGACAATTTAGTCAATAACCTTAAAGGAACATTTTGCAATGTCTCTGGTTGGCGATTCAATCACGATGTGTGTGTTGTCCCCATGGGCTAAGGGTGGACGTTATATTACGTTCGTGTTGCAATTTCGTATTTTGTCTCTTCCTGATCATAGGACTGGATGTACCCGATACACCGAAGGTCGGCTAAAGGGGGGTGGATATCAAGGAGGTGTGGAGGACTACACCAAACAACGGTGAGAACAAGGAATAGTAAGGTAGTTTGATCCAAATCTTTTGGGACTAATGATGCAGTCATGAAACGCCAAGGTGTTGGTGTGGTTTCTCCTCAATAACCATGGAGGCCCGCGAGATGGAATAAGGCCACTGTTGGACAATGTACCCTCGATTCGAGGACAATCGGTCGTGGTGTCTTAGTGACACATGTCCCACTTCTCAAATGCAATGCGCATATGTTCATCATACCTATATTTAATTACTTACCTTATGATCCTACACGCCCGTACGAGGTTGCAGGTGAAACTCTTTACCGAGTAGTATCTCATATTACTGGTTACTAATATGCCTTTTTGGTAGTTTTTTGTGTTGCTAATACTTGCAACACCTTGATCCCATAAACAAAGAACTAAGGAAACTATTGGAAGATGTAATATGTCTTCTAGTAGCACCATCATTCCCATGATTTGATAAAACTACGGTCTCTAGGGAAAAAGGGATGATGCTCCAAGGATGATATATGGACTGAGGTAACCAAGTACGTGGGCAAGAGCTTAGTATGTACTTTTTCAGCGTCGTTGTTGAGACCTTTGTGCCCTTACTAATTTGCATTGGAGCTTTCAGCAACGAGTAGCATGATTGTGCCAACAGTAATAACATCGGGGAAAAGATCCTTGCATTTACAATCTCCTTCCTTTAATCCCTTTCTTTCATGCAAGCAAATTTTTTTGCTCTTTCAATTTCTGGTCTTCCATTGCATGTGTACAAAATTTTCGACAATTGTAGCCTGAATTTAAATTGACTATAAAGATAAAAACTGATAGTTATTACTATTTTAGTCCGTTTCACATCTTCCAAAATCCAAAAATTCCTACACATAGGCCTTTTTTAGAATCATTGTTTTAACATCACACCTGATTTCATTTCAACATGAATTCCATGGACAATCTCATGTAATAGGGGCATGCCCTCTAGAATGAGTTTGTGCCTACAAACACTTTAGCTACCACTAAACTTATCATGTTAGCTAGAAATTTTGCAAGTATTTTATAACTTACATTCAACTAGAAATTAACAAAAAATCAAAATGATTGTTGCATTAGGTATTTTAGGTATCAAATAAATAATGCCATGATTTACACTTTAAATATATATGCCCCTTCATGAAAAAACACAAAGCAAtttttatacgtctccaacgtagctataattttttattgttaactGATATTATATTATAACTTTTGTATGGTTTTTatatcatttatattatttttctggactaacttattaatttagtgcccagtaccagttcctattttttgcttgtttttggtttcacagaaaAATCATATCTAGGAAGGTTCAAACACTATGAAATTTTATGACAATTTTTTTATGGAAAATAAGAGACCCTAAAAGCTTCGGGAGAAGACCATAAGATTCACATAGGGCCCACAAGCATAGGGGCATGGCCCACCCCTGGCTGCGCCACCTAGGGTTGTGGGGGCCCTGCTGCTCCGGTTGACCTAATTCCTAGCCTATAAattcccaatattcccaaaacccacataggcATAGAGACGAGAGAATTTTATCGCCGCCACCAGCCTCTCTTTCGAAGTGATCCCATCTGGAGCTCTATTctagagctctgccggaggggggaaaccattggggtggccatcttcatcaaccttgccgcctgtgtgatgatgcgtgagtagttctgatGATATGTAGATTTATGATCAAATTGTTCATTGATTATAATTGAATCTTTTCAAGTTTTGTTGTATGATTGATTAGCTATGTATGCTTTCTGATTATCCGTCTTCTCTGGCCAAGATAGATGGGCAATTCTTCAAAGGGAGTGATGcatagtagtgggttcaatcttatggtgatCTTGCCTAGTTGCAGAAAGGGGTAAAGGCATATGATGTG
It encodes:
- the LOC119301076 gene encoding cyclin-D3-2-like; its protein translation is MAFAALFVDSLYCPEEHHDLFQEPAEEQWPDQQPLVALDDELPALFEVFRGKEEVLLREGGDGYGGDARRQAAVGWATRAAARLGFSALTAALAAAYLDRCFLSGGALRLGDQPWMARLAAVACVALAAKVEETRVPVLLDLQLCAAESAGDADVFDAKTVRRMELLVLSALAWRMHPVTPFSFLHPVLAAARLRQCESVLLAVMPDWSWPRYRPSAWAAAALLATAGYGSGDGDAELLALINAPEDEVAECVKILSGEAAAGFMGFGGDNKRKRAAAGLHSPPLSPSGVIGAAAYFSCESSSSSADSRSGAATAWPGSVSVSSSPEPAGWPPKRATATAMMLPPDEESRDAWR